In Camarhynchus parvulus chromosome Z, STF_HiC, whole genome shotgun sequence, a genomic segment contains:
- the LOC115915457 gene encoding 39S ribosomal protein L50, mitochondrial-like isoform X3: MAAVRVLRVVAGQRPGLGPAGLRALWGSRRKEEREVEADGAVPEKEERREPSLMHPLRRRRSYVPPEDLQSCLESHVREVFGPSVPEDWQQAPLQEKRLKHRLLARLAAELGHAVPNSQLHRMRCAGDVLGFYCTPVRDGTKIDELAAAELPPNLKIIWQQ, from the exons ATGGCGGCGGTGCGGGTGCTGCGGGTCGTGGCGGGGCAGAGGCCGGGGCTCGGACCCGCGGGGCTCAGGGCGCTGTGGGGCAGCCGCAG gaaggaggaaagagaagtggAAGCAGACGGAGCAGTTCCTGAGAAGGAGGAGAGGCGCGAGCCCAGCCTGATGCACCCCCTGCGCCGCCGCCGGAGCTACGTCCCGCCCGAggacctgcagagctgcctggagtcccacgTCAGGGAGGTCTTCGGGCCCTCTGTTCCCGAGGACTGGCAGCAGGCTCCCCTGCAGGAGAAGAGGCTGAAGCACCGCCTGCTGGCCCGGCTGGCAGCGGAGCTGGGACATGCCGTCCCCAACTCGCAGCTGCACCGCATGCGCTGCGCTGGGGACGTGCTGGGCTTCTACTGCACCCCTGTGAGGGACGGCACCAAGATCGATGAACTCGCGGCCGCAGAGCTGCCCCCGAACCTGAAAATCATCTGGCAGCAGTGA
- the LOC115915457 gene encoding 39S ribosomal protein L50, mitochondrial-like isoform X2: MAAVRVLRVVAGQRPGLGPAGLRALWGSRSRKEEREVEADGAVPEKEERREPSLMHPLRRRRSYVPPEDLQSCLESHVREVFGPSVPEDWQQAPLQEKRLKHRLLARLAAELGHAVPNSQLHRMRCAGDVLGFYCTPVRDGTKIDELAAAELPPNLKIIWQQ; encoded by the exons ATGGCGGCGGTGCGGGTGCTGCGGGTCGTGGCGGGGCAGAGGCCGGGGCTCGGACCCGCGGGGCTCAGGGCGCTGTGGGGCAGCCGCAG caggaaggaggaaagagaagtggAAGCAGACGGAGCAGTTCCTGAGAAGGAGGAGAGGCGCGAGCCCAGCCTGATGCACCCCCTGCGCCGCCGCCGGAGCTACGTCCCGCCCGAggacctgcagagctgcctggagtcccacgTCAGGGAGGTCTTCGGGCCCTCTGTTCCCGAGGACTGGCAGCAGGCTCCCCTGCAGGAGAAGAGGCTGAAGCACCGCCTGCTGGCCCGGCTGGCAGCGGAGCTGGGACATGCCGTCCCCAACTCGCAGCTGCACCGCATGCGCTGCGCTGGGGACGTGCTGGGCTTCTACTGCACCCCTGTGAGGGACGGCACCAAGATCGATGAACTCGCGGCCGCAGAGCTGCCCCCGAACCTGAAAATCATCTGGCAGCAGTGA
- the LOC115915457 gene encoding 39S ribosomal protein L50, mitochondrial-like isoform X1, whose protein sequence is MLGLHQAVALWRSFSPAPPEQVPQGLSTRLWNVLRQGDSTGSLGKPRPPRKEEREVEADGAVPEKEERREPSLMHPLRRRRSYVPPEDLQSCLESHVREVFGPSVPEDWQQAPLQEKRLKHRLLARLAAELGHAVPNSQLHRMRCAGDVLGFYCTPVRDGTKIDELAAAELPPNLKIIWQQ, encoded by the exons ATGCTGGGCCTGCACCAGGCCGTGGCTCTCTGGAGGTCATTCAGCCCAGCACCCCCTGAGCAAGTCCCTCAGGGTTTGTCCACGCGGCTTTGGAATGTCCTTAGGCAAGGAGACTCCACAGGTTCTCTGGGCAAGCCGCGCCCACCGAG gaaggaggaaagagaagtggAAGCAGACGGAGCAGTTCCTGAGAAGGAGGAGAGGCGCGAGCCCAGCCTGATGCACCCCCTGCGCCGCCGCCGGAGCTACGTCCCGCCCGAggacctgcagagctgcctggagtcccacgTCAGGGAGGTCTTCGGGCCCTCTGTTCCCGAGGACTGGCAGCAGGCTCCCCTGCAGGAGAAGAGGCTGAAGCACCGCCTGCTGGCCCGGCTGGCAGCGGAGCTGGGACATGCCGTCCCCAACTCGCAGCTGCACCGCATGCGCTGCGCTGGGGACGTGCTGGGCTTCTACTGCACCCCTGTGAGGGACGGCACCAAGATCGATGAACTCGCGGCCGCAGAGCTGCCCCCGAACCTGAAAATCATCTGGCAGCAGTGA